aacttaattacattttcttgaagaatattatcagtgctgaagaaaaatcaaaagaaaagtgggggttatgtttgatgaaagaaaaatattttcagtcaaacacacaaattgcaaaatcagctgaaaatgaGACCCCAGATTGTAATGGTGGTTTATGatataagtttccatgacaaattctgtcatgttattatttcattgtaaaaatgctacctacatgtcaagcatagatcttaaatcatgtcatttcagaaaaataattgcaaaaggaaaatagctctacagagcaaaaaacaaggaagaaaaaggctgaggactatttgaacCTACCATATTATTCGTGCCATTTTcctttttaatgaaaatgaaaattaactgaaaaaaaaaccttttaatgtaattttgcccCAAAACCATGATTATCATATGGGAAATGATCTTACAAAGAAAGAAAAGAACCCATactcatatattttgtttataaataaggaagttatcgctgctttacgacaatttctactgccgaatgactcggcaattttgtttgtatacttcactattgccccGTACTGAATCTGCTGCcagtatgttttccatcttaAGTAAACTGCATACTGTTACTAACAATAACCAAATTATTATATGTAAAACCAATGATAcgagacaatttgacataaaatcgacgacaattctggtttaaatgtcgtttttatggtggccatattggatttaggacgccattttgtttccttctaaatttctaattagtttacattttgcacaatatcGTAATCTAATGTAGTGCCAAAGTTGGACCTCGTTAGAGGCATAAATCTGTTGTTATGAGCCGATTCCAGAAATCcgcagtttcattaatattttaaacattttaaccccaaaaatagacattttgcatcatgatacttttctatactttttatatgttgttgcatacatcttgtataatacttacacaaaaaaatctattttttgcgagttttttcctttatttggcattttggccataaatggcctttactatgtaatatcctctatttactcAGGTACAGACATACATATCCCAAAGTAAGAGATTCTTTTAGCTGCCCTGAGACAGTCTCATTTCTTCCTTCTCTCATTCTTCATTTCTATCTCCGACTTATCTATCTTTCTGCTATATCTACTCACACATCTATTTAACAAAGCATACTTTCTCTTCTATCATATGTTGTCTCTTCTCCACTTTTTACATTAATAACCAGTATcagtttcttgttttaagattaTGCTCCTAGTCCCGTAAAATATCAAGCTCGATATGTCCGTACAAGTTTATTTTGTCCgcgaaggagaagaattctataagacttgtcttccaTTTAATTCTTATCCTTTCCGGTGTTGCTTTGATCAAAGTATGACACATGTATTAGTGTTTGTACTTTAATTTcttggaataaatatgtttaaactaaactaagagGCACAATTGCGGGGTCATGGAGCAAAAGATGGTTATTAACGCTCTCTTTACAACGAGATTTTGCTCCGTTATCCTAGTGTGTGAACTCTAAAATATCGACTTTTCGCCCCGTGTTACGGGGTTTCCTTCCGCGAATTCTCTATTCAGCGACTTTTTACTATTTGCTCTCGccattttaaattctaaaacgTGGTGTTTTCACCTGGCGGGAACGCGTAAAGAGAAATGGCACAAACCAGCTGCCCtagcaaataaatataaaattatcctTCACTGAATGCTTCTATGAGATCCagcaatatgaaataattatcaaGAACCAGAGAGACATAAGTGACAGGTTTAGAGTCAATGAGAATGCTTGGAATAATGAGAAAGGGGCATAGTAGAAATGTAAGTTCAGTCAATGAAAATACCGGATTATTGATCTATTTccatatgtttttcttttttgtacatgaAACTATACCCGGTACAGTGTACGGCTGTCCCCGGTACATTAGGGTAAACATTTCTAAGAGTATATGTTGATCACTTTAAAAGTTACAAGGCTTATTTTTCAACAAGTTTGTTTGGCCACTTCATGTATATTCGTACGATTAAGTATTTTCtcttattcaaaatatttctcaTAAGTAACGATGTATATCGAAACACTGTGAATTTAGTGGCAATCATCACGgatttcaagtaaaatatttcaatgtattttacgTCACGGGAATTAAACAGTACGTCATTGGCCAAATTTGCCATTCAATTAGTAATCAAATACTGTAAACAAGTTTTGATACATCAAAATCCTGTCTCTTGTGTGAACGTTGACGGCAGATACGTGTGTGCATTTATCACTTTATGGGCTATAACAGACGTACGTTATCCCAACCGTCATGTCGGTAAAACACAATTCATTTATAAAATGCGCATTAATAAGCTAACTGGTTTGTAAGAACAATGGCAATATTGTACAATAAACATACTAGTTTTTTGCTAAGCTCTGTATATGGTAATAATTGATACTGTGGACAAATGTGTTCATCATTTTAACATATCCATAGCGTGGTAATTTATATTATCACTATCTCTTACAGGAGACCAACGTCGAACTACAAACATATATCATATATTGTCTTGTTGGAGGACTTTGAGCATGTTGTTTTACAATCGTTATGTTTTGATATCAATTTAATTGTGAATTTGTTAGCCGTTTGATACAGCATTAATTACTTCAGGAAtagttaaataaatgaaaatatcaagaACTGTGTCATTTTTCTTGTTCATGTTATGGAATTCTAGCTTTTCCAAGTTATTGTTGTTGCTTTTGTTGCCGACAAGTACCGCCTTTTGCAATCAGGAAGCCATTTCACTAGCAAAATTAATGTGCAAAAGCGATCAAATACTGtcatttttgtatacatgtaatagcAAAAATCTTTCTACAATTCAGATATTTTAATACATGTGTTAGACATGTATTAAAATGACAACacgttttcatatttttttaaataaagttgatAATAAGCCAGCATAAAAATATCTATGTTAGATCTATCAACGTAATTTGATGCTTTAAATACttctaagtaaaaatgaaattagGCTTTTAATGGCATAATGCACCATAAATAAAACATAGTTTTGATATGATATTGTAGCATAGGCTTCGCCTAATTATggaatgatattttttcttgttgtaaCGTCTTCAGAATTTTGCAGATCCTTAACAGGAATCAAACGTGCGTTAAGACAAGTCtggcataaatttgtaaaaagttaaataaaaccAATCGAACTCTTGTTTTAATAATGCGTTATGGGGCCGCAATATGTTTCAGTTTCACCATAGAAAGCTGGTGTAAAAAGTTGTGTTTTAACAGGATGTGTGCTCCTTGTTTCCATATGTTTAGTATCTTGTTAAACCACCTATTGAAAGCAACAATAACAGGAGATTTGTAACATAATGTGCGTTTCCATGTTTATCATATTGTGAAGGAAAATTATCAAACCATGCGTTTACAATGTTGTAAAATTCTGGGAAACTTGATTTAGGCCctgattaaaaacatttcataatGTACAGTTTGatcaaagaaatttaaaaaaaatgtgaagaAATATGCGGAACAGACATTGCTTGTTATAGTTAGTACATGCTGAactttcattttgtttataattacatTTGTAGTTGCATAATAGCAGACTATAAATAGTTGAATTCCAGGCACTAGGTAACAGATGAGCTTTTAAGTTTCGAAATAAAAGGAACCGgatgttaaaatgaattttgaaagcatagaattcAAATCTCCGGCGAATATTCTGTAAGTaacttatatttatataagataaagatattttcaaaatgttttcattttactatcaaCCGTCCTCTTTATTTGGCTGTTTAAAGCTGTACAAGAAAAACAGAagatttgattttattgtttaaaattaattgtCTATTCAAATATTAATTGTTTTACTATAGCGCAATAAGCTGGATAATTGACACAAAGAGCCATTTACCCAGTTATATTTACAGTcaacatatattttgtatggaaTGATAAAAATTTAGCATTCTGGTATTTGAAAATTcctgttatttgaatattttgtactAACAGATATGATATTCAATTATCCGAAATCCACTGTAAACAATATCAACGCGCCATTTCCGCGAAATTTCACGCGCAATCTGACGTCGTTCaccaaaagagaaaaaaaaaaaacacaaaaaatggtGTCGTtacaaaaaatcatttcaaaattggGACACGAAGagttcaaaataacatttaattatatgtAAAACTAATTTTTCTGACAGAAAAGATTAATACTGAATCGACACGACTATATCATTTTCActgtatttaatgatattttttgaaatattgaggAACTGTATTTTAATCGAAAGGCACCAGATGAATGTTGGCGAAAAGATCGAAATCCTGATATTTTAATGAGTTGATTTTCTGATCATCATGGAAAGCACACCACTTATTTTAGTAGCAAGCTACTGTTAAAAAAACACTTGCGCAAGATTTTGCAAGAAGTCCCGATGTGGTTTATGCCCGTATCATAAACGCACAAAAATTAGTATTTAATTCTCACTTACACTGTGATGATGTTACTGAAGATAAATTGGCATAGAACAATAATAATACTATAAAAGAACAGTTCAAGACAATTTTATgattacattacttttactattaactaAGCACTAtagcaattaatatctaatttcgtttagATTAATGTtgggcagaaattggtcacagcttcacataaatgtcaatatacaaatacatatgatataatgTATATGGTCAAAAATGCAGATGTCGAGGCCCTAGGAACAGAGGTCTAATACAgaatacttgaaacaaacaaaattcttatTACACCAAGTTAAGATAttctggtggaggctgacctaaccgtcGAACCTGGAATCAGAATTCAACGGAGATCAGGTATATAAAACAGGCAGACGTAATAAATGACAACTTAAAACGttcatatatttcatatacacatttcacagttctggaaATCAAACACTGTACATAAATAAACGTGTGAAAACTGTCAATATTCCTCCATAAACTGTCAATATTCCATGTGAAAGCTGTAATGACTGAAGGCAAGGGCCGAACTTGAACACGCAAAATAAAGGGCGTGGAGGGTGGGATATttaacatcagcaagtataaacaatcgaggattctcTCAATtagaagcaaaaacaaaacataaactctgacatttatttgcaaacgaccttcttccaCGAGCAGACCTGAAAGGACCAAAAAAAGGAGTTTAAATTACAACAAGTATAATAATATACCAACATGACATTAGCTAAAGACGGTCCCTACAACATGATTGGAGCTCTAAAtggttttaaaacattaaaatcacAATTAGTTTGTCAGTATTATACATGAAAGCAAAGAACTAAATATTTCATCTTCATTAGTTCTTTGGTGAAAAGTGTTAATCTTTGATGCGAATCCATACGTTGTAGACAAATATAAGAGCTGAATTAATGTATTTCAATTGTCTTGAAATTTACTACTAGTATTAAAATGCTGAACGACTTACACTTCGTTCTCGAAAcaataatgtagggataacgcatgttttttcgtgttataacatctgcacaaaatgaacatgcgctaacgctattctatcataaaacatgtaaaaactaataaatgaatacattcttcCTCAAcgtccacgaaatgcgcgggaatgtctgagtcgtttttttttatgttaacgtcatttcattttgaattatccgttttggggccgttaTACGTTAACGCTTTGctacggaacgcgcatatataaaaagatgtttaaaCAGCAcggagcgcgagaatctctctgttagcACACGTTTTCtattctgttaaaacacccccgaaaagtgacaagaacagcagttttatgctagaatagtaacaaaaagaaaGTTGTAATGGAAAACAGATAAATAGttatttctattgaattttgttttcttgattttgcaGTGACTTCTCCTCTAGAATGAAAATGCGGATGCGCTCAGCAACAAATATCCAAGGCAACAAAATACGAGTTCTTGTACTAGGCGCTTCAGGTGTGGGCAAATCAACACTGGTCAAACTCTTCACCCAGAAGAAGTTTATTGAAGATTTTGAGGACCAAAACTCCCAAGAAGCTGGCACAATCATTGTGGAACTGATGGAAGTCGAAGTGTCACTCTTAGTAGCGTTGAAAAGGCTGGCAATAAAGACAGCACAAGCTTATATTTTGATGTACTCCTTTGCTGATCCAGGTTCATTTGAATTCATCATCAATGTCAAACAAGAAATAGTAGAAATGAAAGGAGAGGGAATGCCGATAGTTGTTGTTGGAAACAAAGCTGACTTATCACGCAGACAAGTGCAAGAAATGAGTAAGAAGTCTGTAGTTTCGGACTGGGGACTCCCATACACAGATGTGTCTCTTCACACAGGGATGAATATTGGTGGGGTTTACAGACACCTCTTTAGTCATCCGACGCTACAGAAGTTAGTAGACGTTGTGGCAGTGATAAAAGCTTCCACAATTTCTTCTAACATACGCAGAATGTCTCTCCCAGCATCTCAGTTACAGAGAAGAGTGTCAACATTAAATATGACAGTTCCGGAAATGGCAGTTCCGGAAGCGGGGCATGCATCCGATAAATCTCCGGAAATAGGAAGATATAACGCAGTGCGAGAGCAGAAACATGGTACATCCAGATGGTCGAAGTTCAAACAACTTTTTACCGGTCGTAAAGCAAGGAAATgaatgtatatatgaaacatGTGGAACTTCCTTG
The sequence above is a segment of the Mercenaria mercenaria strain notata chromosome 3, MADL_Memer_1, whole genome shotgun sequence genome. Coding sequences within it:
- the LOC128556035 gene encoding ras-related protein Rap-2a-like; amino-acid sequence: MKMRMRSATNIQGNKIRVLVLGASGVGKSTLVKLFTQKKFIEDFEDQNSQEAGTIIVELMEVEVSLLVALKRLAIKTAQAYILMYSFADPGSFEFIINVKQEIVEMKGEGMPIVVVGNKADLSRRQVQEMSKKSVVSDWGLPYTDVSLHTGMNIGGVYRHLFSHPTLQKLVDVVAVIKASTISSNIRRMSLPASQLQRRVSTLNMTVPEMAVPEAGHASDKSPEIGRYNAVREQKHGTSRWSKFKQLFTGRKARK